Proteins encoded together in one Terriglobus saanensis SP1PR4 window:
- a CDS encoding aromatic ring-hydroxylating oxygenase subunit alpha, whose amino-acid sequence MTPTVAPDSDSFVSTADLLSSAVPSKETLPRDCTFSASDWHALAPFWYPVAFSSEVTDKPYGARLLDERVVVYRLSDGSLAAAKDICYHRGAPLSLGHVEGDEIICKYHGLRYNAEGRCTCIPAHPKGAISPRLRLHTFPVREAFGLVWVRLVERGEALLPEMKEWDDPSYLQVLPDSVTMKASAGRQMEGFLDVSHFAFVHLETFGKGENPEVPDYTVEQTPQGFVADYYSTVSNYSVGYKHLNPPGFLWRRRFEVFTPFTAKLTVFFPGDGQLHILNVASPVSARKTRLFVPICRNFDRDAPLQATLDFNHQVFAEDQAIVEQQYPEDLPLDLQAEAHFPADRSSIAYRKRLAALGLGRSFTA is encoded by the coding sequence TTGACCCCCACAGTTGCACCCGACTCAGATTCCTTCGTCTCCACTGCAGACCTTCTCTCTTCCGCAGTGCCCAGCAAGGAGACCTTGCCGCGAGATTGCACCTTTTCCGCATCGGACTGGCATGCTCTGGCTCCGTTCTGGTATCCGGTCGCTTTTTCCAGCGAGGTCACAGACAAACCCTATGGGGCGCGGCTGCTCGACGAGCGAGTGGTGGTCTATCGACTCTCGGATGGATCGCTCGCCGCCGCCAAGGACATTTGCTATCACCGCGGAGCTCCGCTCAGTCTTGGACACGTCGAAGGCGACGAGATTATCTGCAAATATCATGGCCTGCGCTATAACGCAGAAGGGCGCTGCACCTGCATCCCCGCACACCCAAAGGGAGCGATCTCCCCTCGCTTGCGTCTGCACACGTTCCCCGTACGGGAGGCGTTTGGTCTAGTGTGGGTCCGTCTGGTGGAGAGAGGCGAAGCTTTGCTTCCTGAGATGAAAGAGTGGGACGATCCTTCGTATCTTCAGGTCCTGCCGGACAGCGTGACGATGAAGGCTTCGGCGGGACGTCAGATGGAAGGCTTTCTCGATGTAAGTCATTTCGCCTTCGTCCATTTAGAGACCTTCGGCAAGGGGGAGAACCCGGAGGTTCCCGACTACACGGTGGAGCAGACCCCGCAGGGTTTTGTGGCCGATTACTACAGCACGGTAAGCAATTATTCCGTGGGTTATAAACACCTCAATCCACCCGGCTTCCTTTGGCGTAGACGCTTCGAAGTCTTTACGCCGTTTACAGCAAAACTGACCGTCTTCTTTCCAGGGGACGGGCAGTTGCACATCCTCAATGTTGCTTCTCCCGTGTCCGCGCGGAAGACGCGTCTGTTTGTACCGATCTGCCGCAACTTCGATCGGGACGCGCCTTTGCAGGCCACGCTCGATTTCAATCATCAGGTCTTCGCGGAAGATCAGGCCATCGTCGAACAACAATATCCCGAAGACCTTCCTCTCGATCTTCAGGCGGAGGCCCATTTCCCTGCGGACAGAAGTTCGATTGCCTATCGCAAAAGACTTGCCGCTCTTGGTCTGGGCAGGAGCTTCACGGCGTAG
- the rlmB gene encoding 23S rRNA (guanosine(2251)-2'-O)-methyltransferase RlmB — protein sequence MELLYGLHPVQEAVRSRPRDLDHITISRERKDARLDALVESARSAGIRITSEPRAQIDRMAKTEMHQGVIAFLRERRALAVEDLLAVQKPDGQRRFFLALDGVEDPHNLGALLRTADGAGVDGILLPERRSAPITAVVAKTSAGATEHVRIAKVTNLVRALERMKKDNIWVIGLDERGTPDYTDFDFAPTDCVLVLGSEGAGLHDLVKKTCDYLLRIPMAGGVSSLNVSVAGAVVMYEVARQRRAPSAPPPVKQKKPQKGLGS from the coding sequence ATGGAACTGCTTTACGGCCTGCATCCTGTGCAGGAGGCCGTCCGCTCCCGCCCGCGCGACCTCGATCACATCACTATCTCCCGCGAACGCAAGGACGCTCGGCTAGACGCCCTCGTCGAATCCGCCCGCTCTGCCGGTATCCGCATCACCTCGGAGCCCCGCGCTCAGATCGACCGCATGGCGAAAACCGAGATGCACCAAGGAGTTATCGCCTTTCTGCGCGAGCGCCGTGCCCTTGCCGTTGAAGACCTTCTCGCCGTGCAGAAGCCCGACGGCCAGCGCCGCTTCTTTCTCGCGCTGGACGGCGTGGAAGATCCGCATAACCTCGGTGCTCTCCTCAGAACGGCCGACGGAGCCGGTGTGGACGGGATTCTCCTTCCCGAACGCCGGTCTGCTCCCATTACCGCCGTCGTCGCCAAAACCTCCGCCGGAGCCACGGAACACGTCCGCATCGCCAAGGTTACCAATCTCGTCCGCGCCCTGGAACGGATGAAAAAGGATAATATCTGGGTCATCGGGCTCGACGAGCGCGGCACCCCGGATTACACCGACTTCGACTTCGCCCCCACGGACTGCGTGCTTGTTCTGGGTAGCGAAGGCGCCGGTCTGCACGATCTTGTCAAAAAAACCTGCGACTATCTCCTCCGCATCCCCATGGCCGGAGGCGTCTCGTCTCTGAACGTCTCTGTGGCTGGAGCCGTCGTGATGTACGAAGTCGCACGGCAGCGCCGGGCACCCTCCGCTCCCCCGCCCGTCAAACAGAAGAAACCCCAAAAAGGCCTCGGTTCGTGA
- a CDS encoding beta-1,3-glucanase family protein: protein MKQYKICKWLSTCLGLSVLLSSSCALIAQKSQVAPTGPNLALGKPAKSSGDENASLGPAKAVDGNLATRWSSAFADDEWIEVDLGSVQTINQVALNWQNSHAVQYNIQVSTDEAKWTDALVQTAGLGGVETPTFPPVSGRFVRMLGIKRSTIYGYSLFEFGVYGPAATAGPTITAQPASQTVTAGVTVTFTVAATGTGALSYQWLKNGVPISGANSASYVTPVLAIADSGTSYSVTVTDAIGSVASNPAILTVNPGYTVYPGFVGTDLANNTKGAWPDDQIYVTVIGLDPQTGVFATVKPDGTITDVSVADNDAAGHLTKNKNNYPNYAFTLAQSKLLKLPKMSSGRVFISMGEPVYLKILQDAKGNIGYAGPNPQNTTDPNENVPFDWYEFTYNNTGLFINTTQVDEFGLPLVLDVWGNKATFHQQTGITESIAALDQEFVNETPAEFHTTPISNLRILSPTKTTFGAKGVNGQYFDAYVANIWNMYSANPLIVNLFGNRRFTGTTTATSFNFTEVNLNNGAFVGNSYVVNRPTTQDIFQCSGSMAKGDPTKDINTVELALEAQMCAAFNRHVMADVTTWATPSAFYLNSPTNSYAQFWHRHSMGGLAYGFAYDDVSGQSSTISTGTPEHMVFTIGW, encoded by the coding sequence ATGAAACAATATAAAATCTGCAAATGGCTCTCCACCTGCCTTGGACTAAGCGTGCTTCTGTCTTCTTCCTGTGCCTTGATCGCTCAGAAGAGTCAGGTGGCGCCTACAGGCCCCAACCTCGCTCTGGGCAAGCCCGCTAAATCCAGCGGCGATGAAAACGCCAGCCTTGGCCCGGCGAAGGCGGTGGATGGCAATCTCGCAACGCGCTGGTCTTCTGCTTTCGCGGATGACGAATGGATTGAGGTCGATCTGGGTTCCGTGCAGACGATCAATCAAGTCGCACTGAATTGGCAGAATTCGCATGCTGTTCAGTACAACATCCAGGTCTCGACGGATGAGGCGAAGTGGACGGATGCCCTGGTTCAGACGGCTGGGTTGGGAGGCGTAGAGACTCCGACCTTTCCTCCTGTCAGCGGCCGCTTCGTCCGCATGCTAGGTATTAAGCGTTCTACGATCTACGGCTATTCGCTGTTTGAGTTTGGAGTCTATGGTCCCGCTGCTACCGCTGGACCAACGATTACCGCGCAGCCTGCCAGCCAGACGGTTACAGCTGGAGTAACGGTCACATTTACTGTTGCCGCCACCGGGACGGGAGCGCTCAGTTATCAATGGCTGAAGAATGGCGTACCGATCTCCGGCGCAAACAGCGCGAGCTATGTGACGCCCGTGCTTGCTATCGCAGACAGTGGTACTTCGTATAGCGTCACGGTCACCGATGCGATCGGCTCCGTCGCCTCGAACCCCGCCATCCTGACGGTGAACCCAGGCTATACCGTTTACCCCGGCTTTGTCGGCACCGATCTGGCCAACAATACGAAGGGTGCGTGGCCTGATGATCAGATCTATGTCACGGTCATCGGTCTCGATCCCCAGACGGGCGTATTTGCTACGGTCAAACCCGATGGCACGATCACCGATGTCTCGGTCGCTGACAACGATGCGGCCGGACACCTTACAAAGAACAAGAACAACTACCCCAATTACGCTTTCACTCTTGCACAGAGTAAGCTGCTCAAACTGCCGAAGATGAGCTCCGGTCGCGTGTTCATCTCCATGGGAGAGCCCGTCTATCTCAAGATCCTGCAGGATGCCAAGGGAAATATAGGCTACGCAGGACCCAATCCGCAGAACACTACAGATCCTAACGAAAACGTACCCTTCGACTGGTACGAATTCACCTATAACAACACCGGCCTCTTCATTAACACGACGCAGGTCGATGAATTCGGTCTTCCGTTAGTGCTTGATGTATGGGGGAATAAGGCTACCTTCCATCAGCAGACCGGGATCACTGAATCGATCGCCGCGCTCGATCAGGAGTTTGTGAACGAGACTCCTGCGGAGTTCCACACGACCCCCATCAGTAACCTCCGCATCCTGTCTCCTACCAAAACGACATTCGGTGCAAAGGGCGTCAATGGACAATACTTCGACGCGTATGTCGCCAATATCTGGAACATGTACAGCGCCAATCCTCTCATCGTGAATCTCTTTGGGAATCGTCGTTTCACGGGCACTACCACCGCGACCAGTTTCAACTTCACGGAGGTAAACCTCAACAACGGCGCCTTTGTCGGCAATTCCTATGTCGTCAACCGGCCTACGACGCAGGATATTTTTCAGTGCAGTGGATCGATGGCCAAGGGCGACCCGACGAAGGATATCAACACAGTGGAGCTCGCTTTGGAGGCGCAGATGTGTGCTGCCTTCAACCGGCATGTTATGGCGGATGTCACTACCTGGGCAACGCCTTCTGCCTTTTACCTAAATTCACCGACGAACAGTTATGCGCAGTTCTGGCATAGGCACAGCATGGGCGGTCTTGCCTATGGCTTCGCATACGATGACGTCTCAGGTCAGAGCTCAACCATCAGTACAGGCACTCCGGAACACATGGTCTTTACCATCGGTTGGTAG
- the sseA gene encoding 3-mercaptopyruvate sulfurtransferase, with the protein MNHLVTVSWLADHLNETLVLDATLAPPGSALPVTPRARYEAKHIPGAIFFDIEDLSDHATTLPHMLSPAEAFASKLSALGVDSDRTIVVYEQEGVFSAPRAWWMLRTFSVRKVYVLDGGLSAWVENGLPTESGAVAREPVSFHATLDQEAVKDFAQLQKLISEEAQIVDARSAGRFAGSAPEPRPGISSGHMPGAINIPFTDLIEKGRYKSAEELRKVFSAKGVDLEQPVTTTCGSGVTAAVVGLGLEIAGAESFSLYDGSWAEYALQPDAVIQKD; encoded by the coding sequence ATGAACCATCTCGTCACCGTCTCCTGGCTTGCCGACCATCTTAACGAAACCCTGGTCCTGGACGCCACGCTCGCGCCCCCGGGCTCCGCTCTACCCGTCACACCACGTGCGCGATATGAAGCGAAGCATATTCCCGGCGCGATCTTTTTCGACATTGAAGACCTCTCCGACCACGCCACGACGCTGCCACACATGTTGTCGCCCGCGGAGGCGTTCGCCTCGAAGCTGTCCGCCCTTGGGGTGGACAGCGACAGGACCATCGTGGTCTACGAACAGGAGGGTGTCTTCTCCGCCCCGCGTGCGTGGTGGATGCTCCGTACCTTCAGTGTCCGGAAAGTCTATGTACTGGATGGAGGTCTTTCAGCCTGGGTGGAGAACGGACTTCCGACAGAGTCCGGAGCGGTGGCACGAGAACCGGTTTCTTTTCATGCAACGCTCGATCAAGAGGCCGTGAAAGATTTTGCGCAGCTTCAGAAGTTGATCTCGGAAGAGGCCCAGATTGTGGATGCACGTTCCGCTGGCCGCTTCGCCGGAAGCGCACCCGAGCCTCGACCGGGAATAAGTTCTGGCCATATGCCGGGAGCCATCAACATTCCCTTCACAGACCTTATCGAAAAGGGTCGATACAAATCCGCCGAAGAGCTTCGCAAAGTCTTCTCCGCAAAGGGCGTGGATCTGGAACAGCCGGTTACCACCACCTGCGGATCCGGAGTCACGGCCGCTGTCGTAGGACTGGGTCTTGAGATTGCTGGCGCAGAATCTTTCAGCCTCTACGATGGTTCGTGGGCCGAGTATGCCCTGCAACCGGATGCGGTGATTCAGAAAGACTAG
- a CDS encoding double zinc ribbon domain-containing protein has translation MWSHEISRGRDTGKGDSEMNLIPRWSIVLSLAVFAFWQYIFHYVMPHPRHDLLPMRLLMGYSWGMAIASYVLLIGYISRDVKRRNMSAGLWMLIVLVIPGFIGAIVYFMLREPMLSKCPSCSTEVASSFHFCPECQFQMAPVCGQCYRGVQITDVYCVNCGHELAKDASPARLRTFSD, from the coding sequence ATGTGGAGCCATGAGATAAGTCGCGGACGCGATACGGGCAAGGGCGATAGCGAGATGAACCTGATCCCGCGCTGGTCTATTGTGCTCTCGCTTGCGGTCTTTGCGTTCTGGCAGTACATCTTCCATTACGTGATGCCGCATCCGCGTCATGATCTGCTGCCCATGCGCCTCCTGATGGGATACAGCTGGGGCATGGCGATTGCCAGCTATGTTTTGCTGATCGGCTATATCAGTCGCGATGTAAAGCGACGCAATATGTCTGCCGGTCTGTGGATGCTGATCGTTCTGGTGATTCCTGGTTTCATCGGGGCGATTGTGTACTTCATGCTGCGCGAGCCGATGTTGTCCAAGTGCCCGTCGTGTTCGACCGAGGTGGCTTCGAGCTTCCACTTCTGCCCGGAGTGCCAGTTCCAGATGGCGCCGGTCTGCGGACAGTGCTATCGCGGCGTGCAAATCACAGACGTCTACTGCGTGAACTGCGGACATGAACTGGCCAAGGATGCTTCTCCCGCACGTCTGCGAACCTTCAGCGACTAA
- a CDS encoding LytR/AlgR family response regulator transcription factor: MPLRVIIVDDETLAREELEYLLGRVGDVEIVGIGNNGIEAVDLIRTHQPDLVFLDVQMPGLDGFAVLKKLLAREHRDTKGRMPQVVFATAFDQYAVRAFEVNAVDYLLKPFDRARLQQTIDKVRARTQSEESGVAVPSTDARLDSLLKLLEQQAGSTSPMPSQKQQQTGKVVVRAQQRLLLIDQKEICFAATDDGSIRIVTQAIEGTSNCRTLEELMDQLDPEMFWRAHRSHVVNIEHIREVVPWFKSSYQLRMDDKKQTGLPVSRSQTKRLRELFNL; encoded by the coding sequence ATGCCGTTACGAGTCATTATCGTGGACGACGAGACCCTGGCGCGGGAAGAGCTAGAGTATCTGCTCGGACGCGTGGGGGACGTGGAGATCGTTGGCATTGGGAACAATGGCATCGAGGCGGTCGACCTGATCCGCACGCACCAGCCGGATCTTGTCTTTCTGGATGTGCAGATGCCGGGGCTGGATGGTTTTGCCGTTCTGAAAAAGCTTCTGGCGCGCGAGCATCGCGACACCAAGGGACGTATGCCGCAGGTCGTCTTTGCCACGGCGTTCGATCAATATGCGGTGCGAGCGTTTGAAGTAAACGCTGTGGACTATCTCCTGAAGCCCTTCGATCGCGCGCGTCTGCAACAGACAATCGACAAGGTCAGGGCACGAACGCAAAGCGAAGAGAGCGGAGTCGCTGTTCCGTCCACCGATGCGCGACTGGACTCTCTGCTGAAGCTGCTGGAGCAACAGGCTGGCTCCACTTCCCCGATGCCTTCGCAAAAACAGCAGCAGACGGGCAAGGTTGTGGTCCGGGCGCAACAGCGTTTGCTTCTGATCGATCAGAAGGAGATCTGCTTTGCCGCGACCGATGACGGCTCCATTCGCATTGTGACGCAGGCGATTGAGGGTACCTCGAACTGCAGAACGCTTGAGGAATTGATGGACCAACTCGATCCCGAGATGTTTTGGAGAGCACACCGTTCGCATGTCGTAAACATCGAACACATTCGCGAAGTCGTGCCGTGGTTCAAATCGAGCTACCAGTTGCGCATGGATGATAAGAAACAGACGGGCCTTCCGGTAAGTCGTTCGCAGACGAAGCGGCTACGGGAACTCTTCAATCTTTGA
- a CDS encoding PEP-CTERM sorting domain-containing protein, giving the protein MRLRFLVSAVIVLLGLPLAARADSIIGSTVDVKYLFPTSSNAVTDSGPLTVTNGLQVVSPGNANVTFASNVITITNPGLGPFTASSFNGFDISFLAGLLINSVSIDPLSDASFAPGAILTFTGNDIQINLAGTCGTCSTGNQNIYLDVNATALTPEPSSLALLGTGVLGILGAVRRRFV; this is encoded by the coding sequence ATGCGTCTTCGTTTTTTAGTTTCTGCAGTGATCGTTCTACTTGGTTTGCCCCTCGCTGCGCGTGCCGATTCCATCATCGGAAGCACGGTTGATGTTAAATATCTGTTCCCTACATCGTCTAACGCTGTGACTGACTCTGGGCCCCTTACCGTGACTAACGGACTTCAAGTGGTATCTCCGGGGAACGCCAACGTAACCTTTGCCTCAAATGTCATCACGATCACAAACCCCGGCCTGGGCCCCTTTACAGCCTCCAGCTTCAATGGATTCGACATCAGCTTTCTCGCGGGTTTGTTGATCAATAGCGTTTCGATTGACCCTTTGAGTGATGCTTCTTTCGCCCCGGGCGCCATTCTGACCTTTACCGGCAACGACATCCAGATCAACCTCGCTGGGACGTGTGGCACTTGCAGCACTGGCAATCAGAATATTTACTTGGACGTAAACGCGACTGCACTTACGCCGGAGCCTTCCAGCCTCGCTTTGCTCGGCACAGGGGTGCTGGGCATATTGGGAGCGGTACGACGCCGGTTTGTGTAG
- a CDS encoding MFS transporter, translated as MQKAIPDITTASKSPRPFAASEAKLLWLSSLGSSLEFYDFVVFVFFTAVIGKLFFAPGIPDWVRQTQTFGLFAAGYLARPLGGIVMAHFGDTVGRKRMFTLSVLLMATPTLLIGLLPTYQTIGIAAPLLLLLLRILQGIAIGGEVPGASVFVAEHARRDKVGFAIGLLTGGLSFGIFLGSLMATSINLTFTQAEIAAGIWRVPFLVGGLFGLIAMWLRRWLKETPVFEEMQRRATLSQEMPLSVVFQKHRRSVIVSMISTWMLTAAVVVVMLMTPTLMPKLFGLAPGALRIPNLVATAVLCIANVAVGVATDKFGVRRVAIPSLLFLVLSTYGLYFGAAHMPSMLLTFYVFAAIGAASSVLSPLVMVFAFPAKVRFSGVSVSYNLAYAIFGGLTPLLVSWLAHLDRFGPAHYVAAVAILCLCALFIWPLADERQSS; from the coding sequence ATGCAAAAAGCAATCCCCGATATCACGACTGCCTCAAAATCACCGCGCCCCTTTGCAGCCTCCGAAGCCAAACTACTTTGGTTATCTTCACTTGGCAGCTCTCTGGAATTTTATGATTTTGTCGTCTTCGTCTTCTTTACCGCGGTCATCGGCAAGCTGTTTTTTGCCCCCGGTATTCCTGATTGGGTTCGCCAGACCCAGACCTTCGGGCTTTTTGCCGCCGGTTATCTGGCGCGTCCGCTGGGCGGCATCGTCATGGCGCACTTCGGAGACACCGTGGGCCGTAAACGCATGTTTACGCTGAGCGTTCTGCTCATGGCTACTCCGACGCTGCTCATTGGGCTGCTGCCCACCTATCAGACCATCGGAATCGCGGCCCCTTTGCTTCTCCTCCTGCTCCGCATTTTGCAGGGAATCGCCATCGGCGGAGAGGTTCCTGGGGCCTCGGTCTTCGTCGCTGAACATGCGCGGCGCGACAAGGTCGGTTTCGCCATCGGCTTACTCACCGGCGGCTTGAGCTTCGGTATCTTCCTGGGCTCGCTGATGGCGACCAGTATCAACCTGACGTTTACTCAGGCCGAAATCGCCGCAGGTATCTGGAGGGTGCCATTTCTCGTCGGCGGTCTCTTTGGCCTGATCGCCATGTGGCTGCGTCGCTGGCTCAAAGAGACGCCAGTCTTCGAAGAGATGCAGAGACGCGCAACCCTCTCCCAGGAGATGCCTCTGAGTGTTGTCTTCCAGAAGCACCGAAGATCGGTTATCGTTTCGATGATCTCCACATGGATGCTCACCGCAGCGGTCGTCGTAGTCATGCTGATGACTCCGACCTTGATGCCAAAACTCTTTGGATTGGCGCCTGGGGCATTGCGTATCCCAAACCTGGTCGCGACGGCTGTTCTCTGTATTGCAAACGTCGCGGTGGGCGTTGCAACCGATAAGTTCGGTGTCCGTCGAGTGGCAATCCCCTCCTTGCTCTTTCTGGTCCTTTCAACCTACGGACTCTATTTTGGCGCGGCGCACATGCCTTCCATGCTCTTGACGTTCTACGTGTTTGCTGCCATCGGTGCAGCCAGTAGTGTGCTCTCGCCCCTTGTGATGGTCTTTGCATTTCCGGCGAAGGTTCGCTTCAGCGGAGTCTCTGTCTCTTACAACCTCGCCTATGCAATCTTTGGAGGCCTCACGCCGCTATTGGTTTCATGGCTTGCGCATCTTGACCGATTCGGTCCCGCACACTACGTCGCAGCGGTAGCGATATTGTGCCTCTGTGCCCTTTTTATTTGGCCTCTGGCAGACGAGCGCCAGTCTTCTTAG
- a CDS encoding RNA polymerase sigma factor has product MQVKTAQTMTVEETQRENAAIAYGLKRQDPELLDLLIEQYQHRLMRYLLFLSGRREVAEDLFQETWMRVLLRGAQYNGKARFDTWLFTIARNLVIDLSRKRTMASLDAMQDPVGEDERPFEVVLDAPSPFQQFQSREDAALVAEVLLKIEPNYREVLTLRFHEEMSLEEIATMTRAPLSTVKSRLYRGLASLKPEIEGLQARRAFAEAAR; this is encoded by the coding sequence ATGCAGGTGAAAACAGCTCAGACCATGACGGTCGAAGAGACACAGCGCGAAAATGCTGCGATTGCCTACGGTTTAAAACGGCAGGACCCTGAACTTCTGGACCTTTTGATTGAGCAATATCAGCATCGTTTGATGCGATATCTCCTGTTTCTGTCTGGACGCCGCGAAGTTGCGGAAGACCTTTTCCAGGAGACATGGATGCGCGTTCTTTTACGCGGTGCACAATACAACGGCAAGGCGCGGTTCGATACCTGGCTGTTCACGATCGCACGGAACCTGGTGATTGACCTGTCCCGCAAGCGGACGATGGCGAGCCTGGACGCGATGCAGGACCCCGTCGGCGAAGATGAGCGCCCCTTCGAAGTGGTTTTGGATGCTCCTTCCCCCTTCCAACAGTTTCAGTCGCGTGAGGATGCCGCGCTGGTGGCCGAAGTCTTACTGAAGATTGAACCGAACTATCGCGAGGTCCTAACGCTTCGTTTTCACGAAGAGATGTCGCTCGAAGAGATTGCAACGATGACGCGGGCACCGCTTTCTACCGTCAAGTCGCGCCTCTATCGCGGTCTGGCTTCGCTGAAGCCAGAGATTGAAGGTTTGCAGGCACGCAGAGCGTTTGCGGAGGCCGCGCGATGA
- a CDS encoding alpha-keto acid decarboxylase family protein: MSITIGEYLLARLSEIGIRHVFGVPGDFNLWFLEQTIQSDSLKFIGCCNELNAAYAADGYARLNGISALVTTYGVGELASLAGVAGAYAERVPMVCISGTPPLHAMREGALLHHTMADGNYTNMWNCAREFTVAQARIEPSNARQEIDRVLRTCWIEKRPVYLQLPSDVAGVRTGPITVPLDLAFPRSDPKQFARALSQLSLRLAEASAPAILLDVDADRFGLTPLIESLAEALHLPIAHLAPAKGFVSEAHPLAIGLYRGARSSPEVRSAIENSDCLLCIGTRFTDVATGLFSHTLNAASMIDLYPFSLRTDKEFFNAVGAAELLAALLPGVTRRAPSTAISFVQQAPPPHAESKAQQPMTQVDFWHAMGTFLQAGDVIVSDTGTAGFASVNLALPSGVTYISQSIWGALGYGLPAALGACLAAPARRQLLFVGDGGLQMSVQELSTILWNHLKPIIFLLNNDGYTIERLIYGANSSYNDIRAWRYGQLVSTFNSEERAVVHSVRNHAELQSALQATSDASRAYLIEVFLPRMDAHEPLVRFARRAAEFDFPQILED; the protein is encoded by the coding sequence ATGTCGATCACTATCGGAGAATATCTTCTCGCTCGTCTTTCAGAGATTGGGATACGCCACGTCTTTGGTGTGCCTGGAGACTTCAACCTGTGGTTTCTCGAGCAGACCATCCAAAGCGACTCTCTCAAGTTTATCGGTTGTTGTAATGAGCTTAATGCGGCCTATGCCGCCGACGGATACGCAAGGCTCAATGGCATCTCCGCCCTCGTTACGACGTACGGTGTGGGAGAGCTTGCTTCGCTCGCTGGAGTCGCCGGAGCTTATGCGGAGCGCGTGCCGATGGTGTGTATCTCGGGCACACCTCCACTGCATGCCATGCGTGAAGGAGCCCTTCTGCATCACACCATGGCCGATGGGAATTACACGAACATGTGGAACTGTGCTCGGGAGTTCACCGTTGCCCAGGCACGGATCGAACCGTCGAACGCACGGCAGGAGATTGACCGCGTCCTGCGTACCTGCTGGATAGAAAAGCGTCCGGTCTATCTGCAACTTCCTTCCGACGTCGCAGGTGTAAGAACGGGACCGATCACGGTACCGCTGGATCTCGCCTTTCCCAGAAGCGATCCGAAACAATTTGCTCGCGCCCTCTCTCAACTCTCTCTGCGCCTTGCAGAGGCAAGTGCTCCGGCGATCCTTCTGGATGTGGACGCGGACAGATTTGGTCTGACCCCTCTGATCGAATCACTGGCGGAAGCGCTGCATCTTCCAATCGCGCATCTGGCTCCTGCCAAGGGTTTTGTGAGTGAAGCTCATCCCCTGGCCATCGGTCTCTATCGGGGCGCGAGGTCTTCGCCTGAAGTCCGCTCCGCCATCGAAAACTCCGATTGTCTTCTCTGCATCGGAACGCGCTTCACGGATGTGGCCACGGGACTCTTCAGCCATACCCTGAACGCCGCATCCATGATCGACCTCTATCCGTTCAGCCTGCGGACCGACAAAGAGTTCTTCAATGCCGTGGGCGCAGCGGAGTTACTCGCGGCATTACTTCCTGGCGTAACCAGACGCGCTCCTTCTACGGCAATATCCTTCGTACAGCAGGCTCCACCTCCACACGCAGAGTCAAAAGCGCAACAGCCGATGACGCAGGTAGATTTCTGGCATGCAATGGGAACGTTTTTGCAGGCGGGGGATGTGATCGTGAGCGACACTGGAACAGCTGGCTTTGCGAGTGTCAACCTGGCATTGCCCAGCGGTGTGACGTATATCTCGCAGTCTATCTGGGGCGCTCTTGGCTATGGTTTACCTGCGGCTCTGGGAGCGTGCCTGGCAGCCCCTGCGCGGCGGCAGTTACTCTTTGTCGGAGACGGTGGACTTCAAATGAGCGTGCAGGAACTCTCCACGATTTTGTGGAATCACCTGAAGCCGATCATCTTTCTCCTCAATAACGATGGCTATACGATTGAGCGTCTGATCTACGGCGCGAACTCAAGTTACAACGACATCCGCGCCTGGCGTTATGGGCAACTCGTCTCTACGTTCAACTCGGAAGAGCGTGCCGTCGTTCACTCCGTCCGAAATCATGCCGAACTTCAGAGCGCGCTCCAGGCAACGAGCGATGCTTCCAGGGCATATCTCATCGAAGTCTTTCTGCCCCGTATGGATGCTCATGAGCCGTTGGTACGCTTCGCTAGGCGAGCAGCAGAATTCGATTTTCCGCAGATTCTAGAAGATTAA